The Arachis ipaensis cultivar K30076 chromosome B07, Araip1.1, whole genome shotgun sequence genomic interval TTATGcagaaaaatactaaaaagaggagagagaaaaaaagggTAAGTGGAAGAATTAGAtgaaaggagggagagagagagagagagagagagaacaacTTGAactgaattttatatttatatatatagaaaaggAGGAGAGTGAGTCCAATCTAATTAATTAGGATTATTAATTATAATTCTCAAATGTTAATTTTATACAAGATTTTAATTCCTTTTTTTCAAATCTAACTTCCCTATCTAATTGATTTTGTAAAAGTATAATATCTTTTAATTAATGCAGCAGAGTAAGTAACATATTAAActacaattatttttatattttaatatatattttatattagtgattgattttgatatataaattatatttttgtaattaGATAGATAtaagtataaaaaattaattttttggtAGCGTTTATTTTGAGATATTGGGAGACTGGGATTTagtattatatttgttgattCAAAGAGTggaattaaaatttcagtctctatctTTAAAATTTCAGTATcttagtacctccaaaaagtaaggACACACGAGActgaaatttattatttttggaaaaagagacaaaaactttaataatatttatacttaaaataatctcatttcaattaattagttCCAACTATAttttttgtgcaaattaaattagaattttaaataaaataataatgattatattcaaaaaatatatttggGAAAAAATTCAAGGCTATTTCTTAAATTGAAGGTTGTCTTGATTTTGTACTTTAAAGAATCACATTCTATTGTTGTTGACAAGAATCCTGTAAAGATAAAGATATAGTAGATAGGatttttacccctttttcttaaAACAAATGCttacttttttttattgtgtgggattaaagaaaataaagatttacTTAGAGGTTTTGGTTTCTCTAATTACGCTTGATTTGgtaaaattctatttttaaaattagtaattaaaaataatttttaataaataataagaaTATTTTTGCACAAGTTATCTTTTAAAAGTTTCATCTTAGTACTTTAAAAAACACTCATATCTTATAAATACAATAAATACAaacacataatttttttaaattacaaaaaacaaatgaaaaatttgtgcttttcaaataataaaaaaaatacaaacacctctttaaaaaattttactaaacaaaatcttaaataaaatgtattaataatagtaataataatattaaagagTGTAGTATAAAAAAGAATTAATCGAATTTGAATCATTTATACTTTAAGGAAATTCGAAAACAGATTTTACCGAATCTCTAGGATTTTCGGAATAGAAATCTTTTATAGATGAAGTTGTCAACTATCGACTAGTTGTTGTGTTTGTATACCTAACAGgcttttaaattttctttatGAAATTAAACCTtttggtgaaaactcaggtgaagtcgacttcacgtgaagttgatacctaagagccgttagatgatttgactgttttgactaaatttttatctaacggctctcagatatcaacttcacgtggagtcgacttcacctgagtttccaTCAAAACCTTTTCTATAAGATACAAAATTATTCTTAAAATTATGTATTCAAGAATTAGTTATAGAAGCCAGAGACATACCAACAAAACAAGGGTTTGAGAGCACTGATGAAGAATGAAGTTCCACTCCCAAAGACCTAGATCACAATAATTCAAATCCTGTAAAACGAAAATGTTATCAAAATCACTTAgtctaattaaataataatttaatttttatacaaGTGTATCTAATCacataatattatattaataaataattatctttttattAACCGCNNNNNNNNNNNNNNNNNNNNNNNNNNNNNNNNNNNNNNNNNNNNNNNNNNNNNNGAaaaaaaggttattgaaattacACAATTGTGTAAAACGTTTTACACCGTGCATAAAAATTAAACCCATTAAATAATATGATAAGTATTATCTATAAAATATCTTGACCGTGATTTATTATAATAACATTGTTTtcgtaaaaaataaaatttattgaaaGAATTAATTACATCCAAAGAAGGATCAATTCCATTTGGGAATAAAGATGATGGGAGAAAATTCATGGACTACTAATTAAATTTTGTATACAATTTTACGATTAAATTCGTTTCATGAATTCTTTAATTACCAAAATGGAAAAAATAAAACGTATCATGATTTCTTTCCATATCCTGATCCACCCTTCATTCCTTTTTTCCAGAAGACATTGACCCTAATTATAGATGGCTAATTGTTtgatataattttaattaaaaaatcaaattaaaagtgAATTTCAATATTAAAAAAAGCATCAAATTTACGGTTTTTTAAACAAATTTGTTAAGAAACAATATTTTAAGGGAATGGTGAATGCTATCTTACTCTCTCAAAAGTTACATgtaagttattattatttttttttaccaaagatatgaagattcgaacccgcaacctcttagatgagtatgagaagattatgccatttgagctattactcattggcaagtTACATGTAAGTTATCCTCTCTTATATGTTATATTTTAATTGGgtgtttattttaatttgagttaCTTTAATCTCATGAGAGTTCATAATATCTTAGAAGACGAGGAcggaaaaaagaaaatagaacacCCAACAAGATGATGATACTTAGGAGGCACAACGACGACGACAAAGGAGTGGGAAGGAGTAAACATAATTAGAGAGAGTTGAAGTACCTTTTCTAAAAGAATGATttggaaagagaaaataagacaCCCAATGAGATGGTGATGTTTGAGAGGCGTAACGACAACGATGAAGGAGTACAATGGGGAGGAGTAAACTTAATTAGAGAGAATTGGAGTGAATGATTTGGGAAGAAAAAATAAGACGCCCAATGAGACAGTGATGCTTGGGAGACATAATGATAACAACGAAAGGAGAAGTAAACACAATTAGAGAAAGTTATAGTACCTTTTCTAAAAGAATTATTTGGGAAGAGAAAACGAAACACCAATGAGACAGTGATGCTTGGGAGACGCAACGAAAGAGTAAAGAAGGTAACTCAGGTTAAAATAAACACCCAATTAAAAGATGATAACTTACATGTTACTTTAGAGATGGTAGGATAGCATTCACCAACAAATTAATATTTTATGACTCAATTGATTCTTCATCATTTAATTATAAGATTAAGAACTACGTTTTTAGAATTCTTTCGGTTGAAAACTGGATAATTATGCACAtaatcaaagcaaacaacaaAAGGTTTATGATTCTTTAATCTATAGTATCTTCTATTCTACTAATGAACTGCATGTGGCGCTGTATGTATGATCCAAAAACAAAACTCACAGacaaagaaataattaaattaaattaaaaaaaaataattaaagcaTACATAATTTGTTGTTATTTGGAAGAGTGGGATTGAAAGATTATTGTTACCTGATTCTGTGAAGTGTGAAGAACGAAGCTCCCAATAGAGTTGTGTTAGTGTTATTAACACTTAATTAGCACTCTTAAGTCTTCAACACTTGAAGGTTTAAAGTAATTTTAACCTATACAAATATGAGTGAGAAGAAAAATTCCCCTAAACTATTAGCCCAATTTGTAGTGCCTGTTTACCGCCACAAGAGGTAACAGCTTCCTCTAATTTAGGGATTGAAAAATCTTTTTATATCTTTATATTAATATTTGATATTGCATTTATATAGACAATGATCAAATTAGGTTTGAATAgtagttttttgtttttctccttaAGAAAATTATATATAGACTATAGAGCCACGTTAGTATATATAAGATTAGATAAAATTGAATGATACAATTAATAGGCACATGATCCAACATACAGAAGATtagtaaaccaaaaaaaaaaaaaaaatcaaaaccaaaaaataaattcTATTATTTATTGTTCATCTTTATTATCTTCTATTTCTCTCGTTTTTGTTATAACCAATACTGATCATAAATACATCAAACTTTTTATTCCACTGCTTTGGAACTATTTCAAGTCACACAATGACTCCAACAAATAAACATGGTCTTTCTTCTCAGGATATGTGAATCCTCCTGGTTGACTCAAGATATAAGAACGCTATTTTTACATCAAGTTGTTTTAACTCCAGGTCAAACATATTTACAGTAGTAAATATGACTCGAATAGAGCTACGCTTTGCAATAGGAGAGAATATTTCGATAAAGTTGATACCCTTCTTTTGACTAAAGCCCTATGCTATTTTTGGGGGTTCAACTCCAAGAattccttcctttttttttttttttttgaagaccCATTTGAATCTAATTACTATTTTTTCCTTCTTCTACTAGCTCCTATGTTTGATTTTATGAAGAGACTCGATCTCCTCTTTCATTGCGACTAGCCATTGCTTTGACTCCATGTTGCGAATTACTTCATAATAGGAACTTGGTTTATCTTCTACCACGTCATCTACCATAGCCAATGCGAAATATATAGGATGTGCTTCCAATGAGTCAAATGCAATCAGAAAATTAATTTTAGAGGAGTGTTAGGGAGcagtaatttttatattttgtaaccatcaattggtcatgaataatatttttaataatgtaaGATTAAATTCAATAGTGTAGAATcgttcaattttcttttgatgattaaatgttggccaactttttaaaaaattgctGGCCTCCTAGACTTTCCCTTAATTTTAATATCTTTTTGGCTTCTAAACTTGTCGCTTCTCTCTGCTGCTAGTAGCAATACTATATGGTTCTACTTCTCTAGTTTTTTCGCCAGTAACTCGTTCATCGGATTTATCTATTTGTTCTTCTTCAGGTTGAGCAGTCTCTGAACTAATGGGATGAATTTCTTTTTCTCGTTGCTTTATCTTTCTATTGTCGACTTCTAGCACCACACTTGCTTCTGAACACTATGATCTGTTTCTACCTGATCTATTTTAAGTTCCTTCTTCTAATTTATCATTGCCGCCTCATAAAAAGTGACATCTCTATTGAGAATAATGTTAGGAGAACCTGCCTTTTCTATACAACACAGTCTATAGCCTTTCACTTCTCGTGTATACCCTAGAAATATATGCACCTTTTTGTCCTCACCTCAAGTTTACCATCACTAACGTGGGCATTTGCATGAAAACCAAATATCTTCATATCTTAATAATTAACAGGTCGACTGGATCATACCTCTTGACTCTTGTAAAATTGATCAATTGTAGTTAATGAAGATCCATTAATCAGGTATGTAGCTGTATTGACCGTTTCAACCCAAAACGATTTAGGAAGACCAATATTGATTTACATGTATTGTGCATGCTGTAGAAGTGTTCTGTTCATTTGTTTTGCAACTCCATTTTGCTGTGGTGTTCCTGGTACAGTATGATGTCTCATATGCCATCATCTTTGCAGATCTCTACAAATTTTTTACTGCAAAATTTTTTGTCATTGTCAGCTCTCAGTCACTTGACTGACTGCTCGGTTAGCTTCTCAACCATGACTTTCCATTGATTGAATCTGACAAACACTCCATATTTTTTCTTCAAGAAATAGACCCAAACTTTTCTGAAATAATCATCAATCAATGTGAGTAAATAGTGAGTTTCACCTAGAGAGTTGATAGGGGCAGGACCCTACACATATGAGTGGATATACTCTAATATTTTATTGCTATTGTGTTTTTCAGTGCCGAACTTTACTCATTTCTGCTTTCCAAAGATACAGTTTTCACAGAAACCAAGTTTGCAACTCTTAAAGCCTTTTAACAAGCCTCTGTTAGCAAATATGGACATTCCTTTCTTACTCATGTGATCAAGCCGTATGTGGAGCAATTGTGTAGCATCATTATCATTTTTCTCAGAGGATAGAATAGCAACACTTCCTCTTATTGTACTTTTCAGCAATATGTAGGTCCCTTCGTGTAACTTTTTTTTCATCACCGCCATCAAACCTTTGAATATCTTTAAGAAATCTTCCTCGCCTATGAATTTGTACCCATTTTTAACTATGGTGCTCAATGAAATCAGATTTTTTCTAGTCTTGGTACGTGCCATGCATGGAGTAATGTATTAGTTCCAtcatatgatttgattttgactTGTCCTTCACCTATATTGTATTCTAGGTGGGCATTTCTATTCATATTTctgtagaaaataaaaatatatttgttaagtgttaTGTGAAATGATGCATCAAAATTTATGATCCATTCGTCTCTTAGTTACCAGTGAATACAATTAGAGGAGAATCAGTATCACTATCTCTAAAACCATCAATTATTATGTTGaaagacttttttttttctttctttgtggaCAATTTGTTCTAATGTGTCCTAATTGGTGACAATGGAAGCACTTTATAAATTTGTGCTTTCGAGACTTTGATTTTGATCTACTCTTACTTAAGTTTTTGGACCTTTTTTCTTAACTACGACCTCTCGTCATAAACAATTCATTAGTAGGATTGTTTGTGTTGGATTCAGATactaacttttaattttttttttcaacaatacATCTTTAGTATTTTGCATTGTAATTTCAGATTTATTATATAACATGATATTATAGAAATTATCATATGACAGAGATAATAACGTCAACAAAATCATAGCTTGATCAATATTTTCGACTTTTATTCTAGTTGCACCAACATCGGATAtcattctatatttctattaaagacttgattttaatttctaaaattaaagacTAAAATATAATCAatgattttctttttgtaatttgaGCTATAAAAAGAGTTAGTAAAGTACGGGACAATAAATTGAAATCCATTAGGGTCCAATTTTTGGATTAAGCCTAAACTTGTAGCCAACCAAAaatattctttttgtttttgggCACATTAGCTCGTGAGAAACAAAATTTTTTGAatgcaaataatatttttgttattttcttcttAATATCAAATGAACAAatcatccaaaaaaaattagaaaagtgAGATCgatattcttcttctatttttttttttttaaaatttttctcctCTATTTCAGCATCTTTATGTCTTCTTCTCAttcttccatttttttctttttttccccttTCTCAAcacattttcttttaaaaagttatattaattataatttttttattaatcttaTAAAATTTGTGTGTCTCTAATAATAAGCAaggcagaaaagaagaagaagaaaagaatggcGACATTGAAAACGATTTCAGCAGCTCTGGAACTCGTTGATTCAAAGAAACAGAACCTCAAGAAAGCCTTCGATGATCTTCTTCATTCTCACTCTCaactcctctcttcttcttcttcttctcttccttctctttctctccctctctcatggCACCAACTCGATTCCCACTTCACTTCCCTCCACGACTCCCTCTCTCAACGCTTCCTCCACCTTCAATCTCTCGAATCTCAACAACAAACCaacaaccctaaccctaaccctaaccctaataatcctaatcctaacgaaccatcaccatcaccagctTCCTCTGACCAAAACCCCAAAGTTACACACTTTCCCGCACTACCCAACGATCCTTCCTCCTCTTCAGATCCAATTCGCACCAACGAGAACGTTCCTTCTGGTACGAAGAGCCACGCCGAAGCGCTATGTGCATTGTGCAAGAGCATGAATGGGAAAGCGTTGAGGGATTACATTGGGGAGAATATGAGGGACAAGGCTGTGATCAAGGCTGAGCTTAGGACTGCGTTGAAGATTGCACCTGATCCTGCTGATATGGTTCTGGCCTCCATGGATGGGATTTATGGTGGTGAAGTTGCGGCTAGGTATTCTTTGGAAATGAAGAAAATGAAGAGGAGTTGCAATGTGTTGTTCCAGCAGCTGAGGGCTGTGGGTCCCAATCTGAGTGACAAAGtgaagaagaaggcgaagaagattGCTgatgattggaaaggaagcttggtGAGTGAGAATGGTGCTGGTGGTGATGCAGTGGGTGCAATGGCTTTCTTGCATTTTGCGGCTGCTTATAGTTTGCTTCCTGAGCTGACATTGAATGAGCTTGCCACTTTCTCGGCTATGGCTGCTGCTAATGATGAGCTCCCTGAGCTGTACCAGATCATTGGTTTGACCGAGAAGGTTCCCGGTGAGGTTTTATTCGAGCTTCCGATGGCTTTTTATTGTGTTTTGTTTCCATTTTTTGCTTTAAACTAGTGGTATACTATGCTGCATAGATGGTACCATAGGTATATTCTGAAATTTATGAAAAAGTTATTGACAATGTAAGAAGTTTAATATGTTAGTATTTGATGCATATGCACATTCAATATGCATAGTTGAACAAAAATCAAGTGTTTGGGCATCATAAGTTGTGGAACATGTTAGATTTTCAGTAGTTGCAGTAATACTAACTGTGTATGTCATTGTTTCCTTTAGCTTTTGGAAAATGGACGTGAGCTTGTAATTTGAGATAGTGACAGGACTGATATTGGATTTCCAATGTCACCATTTTGGTGGTTTTTAATGTGGAAGACACTGTGTATGTGTGTTTTGCAGCTCTTGTTCAGAAGCTTATAGATAAGGGCAAACATATTCTGGCTGTGAAATATGTTTTTGAGTTTAACCTTACTGACAAGATACAACCGGTTCCCATATTGGAAGCTTATCTCAGTGAGTCTCAAAAACTTGCTCAAAGACTTTCTGAGGAAGGGAAGTCAATGGTATGTGTGCCTCATCCTTGATTGATTGTGTTGCATGGTGCATGTTGTCGGTTCTTATTACACTTATTATGGTGTTTTTACAGGGCGAGATCACAGCTAGAGAAATCCACGCGCTGAAATCAGTAATCAAGGTTATCGAGAATCATAACCTTGATGCTGAATATCCGCGTGCAGGCCTTGAACAGCGTATAGAGCAATTGAAGAAGCAGAAGCCAAATGTAAAGCATTCCACACCAGCTTTTGCTAGAAAGCCTCCCCAGCATAAGCAGCAACATAGTGGAAACAAGCGTCCTCGAATGTCTGCTCCAGCTGGGCCAGCAGCAGTCCTGAATAATGTCAACAGTGCTGGTTCAACCATCCATCAGTACCAACAACCTCACTTCCATTCAACAGGTTTGTTGCCAGAAAACTCAAATCCATACATGAGAGCCACGCCTTATGGCATGGTGGCGCCAGCCCCAAGCATCTCACCTTACCAAGGTGCTTCAACTGGGCCTTATGGTCTTGCTGGTGTCCCGATGGGTCCCAGTGTGAACCCTGGTCAAAGTGGTTCTCATCTGAATTCTTCCGAGCCACATGTACCATCTGGTTATTATGATGGTACTGCCTCTGCCTATGGTGGTTATGGTCTGCAACATTATTACCAACCATCTTATCCCCAGTAGACCAAGAGCTTTCTTTTTGGTATTATAGTTTCTCGGTGACTTGTTTTGCTGGAATTTGGTTATGATAGCTTTGCTTGCTTTGTTGACCTCCGTGGTCATCGGACAAGAACTAGATACAGTAATTAAGACTTGCAAGGGAATGTTTAGTTTcacaattttaatttcttataaCATTTAACGTCTACAGTTTTCCTTTTAGGttaaattttgaattatggtCTTTAGACTTCTCGGTGGTTGCGTTTTTCCACTCCctagcttgctttttcttttttcggcTAAGAAATGGTTTGGAAAATAAAAGCCTCTCAAATAGAAAGTTTCCTTAGTTGTAGCTTTCCTCGCAAATCCCTGAATTAGGGTTTTACTTAGTATGCTTGGGATTATAATGATTTTAAGGAAAATATTCACTTTGTTTTAACGATCTTCCTTATTAAGCTTTTAGATCATGCATTATTTCaagcaaaattaaattaatttaaacacaagccaaaTACAACTTCATTCTTATTCTATATTTTGAAATTTGACCTAACTAAGGGCTTTTGATATTTAGGAGTGCTTATTGTGGTTATGGTTTTTACTTCACTACGAAAACCACATGTATGTATAGATTATGTCTTGCAGTAATCTGTTGACAACTTAGACATATAATACATGATTTATGTACTCATTGGTTTTGTGTCACTGGCAGAACCAATTCAAATTGAGTAACTTCTAGCTTTTGTAGATGTAGAATTAGGATGTAAATGAATTGATGTTCAATGTTATCAAGCTAGTGGCATTTGGTTGAACTATGTTGTCTATGCTTTGGTCTATAATAGACTAATAGTTGAGGCCTTGTTTTTCTAGATAGCAGCCCAAATTGTAATATGTTTGGGTTACCATCAATCACATATTTTTGGATTTAAACCTTGGGCTGCCCTCCTTGATGCTGTGCTGTCTTGAGTCAGTCTATAGAGTTGAGGATAGTCATAATAGACATTAAAAAATTGGGTAAATTACACTAACCCGTGAGGTGTAGTATAATTATACTCACTCCCCCTCTAGTTGCTCAATATGAAATAAGATAACATTTTGTTTCTAAATTGTTCAATAGCCTTTAAGATATCACAAAGGTGTCATTACCAAGCATGTGTTTTGAGAATAATGAATCTAATTGAACAAGAGTTGGCTCACTTGGCTATGGTCCATCCATGGCAAATACATGGCTTGGTATTGGAAGCTTCTTGCAGGATTGCCCTGAATTCGGACCGAGACCATGCATTCTTATGCTTTTTCAGTAAtaaaaataagtaataaataATTAAGCTTTAACCAAATGAGATTCTTAATTCTAATATTACGACTAGCTTTAGGGAGTTGTTATTCTATTATGTTTTTCTGCATACATTTTTCCTCTTTTCATGATATACTGGCATCAAGTCTTACCTTTGCATAGTTAAAAGTTGAAGAAAGATAAAAATGTATGTGAGAAATTTGAAACTGTTGTACCTATATAGTGATCTATTACCCTATGAAAAGATGTGTCTGTATTATTATTATGATGTTGTGTAGATTATTCCTCTTACCTTTCTTCAGAACATTGGTGAATGctgatcctttttattttgtgaTGTAACATGTAAGAGACCTCGTTTTCTAActtgttttggattatgtttattccAATTATATGGTTGAGATGTATTCTCAATGCGTTCCATAAAAAATGCATCGTATGTGAGAAAATTTCATTCCGATGAAACTAATTGAATGCTTAACTTTGGtatagggaaaaaaaaaaaaaagaaatattttctTACATCATGAAGTGATCATTTTTACACTACGTTTTCTTGGTaattttcattttcaattaattcaTGAATTATTTCTCATTAATTGTTTTTCTTACATCAAATTCATTCTTTGGTAATGTTTGGACATTTTATTAGATGAGTTTAGTGTATAAATTAAACTATGTATGAAGATTTTATATCTATGTTTACCATCTATCCTTATGCATAGAGAAAATCGAGAGTTTatgcaaaattaaaaaaagtaaattaaatatataaaatataaaattgtaaCGAGATTTAAATTGCAAAGTTGTTTGATTTAAAGATTTCAAGAGTTAAATCAAAATTTCAACTACCAAATTTACAACTATGTTTTTTTCAAGGAACTACTAAATACTCTTAAAAATAATGAACTACCTAAGTAAACCATATAAATCGACCATTTATCTCAAAAAAGTGGTGGTTAATGAGTCACAAGCTAGTTTTTCGGCTAAGGT includes:
- the LOC107609423 gene encoding FRIGIDA-like protein 1; protein product: MATLKTISAALELVDSKKQNLKKAFDDLLHSHSQLLSSSSSSLPSLSLPLSWHQLDSHFTSLHDSLSQRFLHLQSLESQQQTNNPNPNPNPNNPNPNEPSPSPASSDQNPKVTHFPALPNDPSSSSDPIRTNENVPSGTKSHAEALCALCKSMNGKALRDYIGENMRDKAVIKAELRTALKIAPDPADMVLASMDGIYGGEVAARYSLEMKKMKRSCNVLFQQLRAVGPNLSDKVKKKAKKIADDWKGSLVSENGAGGDAVGAMAFLHFAAAYSLLPELTLNELATFSAMAAANDELPELYQIIGLTEKVPALVQKLIDKGKHILAVKYVFEFNLTDKIQPVPILEAYLSESQKLAQRLSEEGKSMGEITAREIHALKSVIKVIENHNLDAEYPRAGLEQRIEQLKKQKPNVKHSTPAFARKPPQHKQQHSGNKRPRMSAPAGPAAVLNNVNSAGSTIHQYQQPHFHSTGLLPENSNPYMRATPYGMVAPAPSISPYQGASTGPYGLAGVPMGPSVNPGQSGSHLNSSEPHVPSGYYDGTASAYGGYGLQHYYQPSYPQ